CGGGATGGCGGCCGCAGGCTGGGCCGCCGGCGGCTCCGGGGGCGGTGCGCCGCCCGCTTCCGTTCCCAGCTTGGCCGCGCAGTCGCCGCAGACGCATTTCCCGGCGCGATCCTCGATGCAGCCGGCGCAAACCTCGCGCCCGCACTCAGCGCACATGAACTCGGCCTGCCGCTCGGGGTGCTTGGGACAGTTCATTTCTCGACTCCTCGCGATATGTGTATGCGCGTCCCCGCGCTCACCAGACCCGCAGCCAGGACCCCATCATGGACAGCCCGGCGATCTCGACGGCCGCGGCGCAGGCCGGAAGCGCGGCTCGCACGAGTCGGAAGCCGCCGTCCCCACGCGCCATGATCGCCACCAACACCAGCGCATTGACCGCAGTCGCGGCGGTCAGGAATCCGACTGCGGTCGCGACCGCCGCCAGGTAATATCGCGCCGCGGGTGGGATGCCTGCGACCGCCGCCAATCCCACCGCTGCCATGAGCGCGGCCAACCCGACAGTGGCTGCCGCCGAGCGGCGTGGGGGTGAGCCCTGCGGCCACAGCACGCGCGCCCACAGCGGCGCCAACAGCATGGTGGCGCTCGCGCCGCACGCAAAGCCCAGGAGGGCGCGCCCGAGGTTGCCTGCGACATCGTACCCGCCCATCTCCAGCAGCCGCGCCGCCCCCGACATCGCCCACGGCACGCAGAGCAGGGCAATCGTCGGCGCCGACGGCAGGCGATGCCGCCGCAGGCGACCGGCGCCCGCAAGGGCGAGCGCCGTGGCGGCGATGCCGATGTAGAACCCGGTGCACCGCCCGCAGAAGGGCAGGACCTCTCCGCCGACGCAGAGGGAACGCGCGTCCAGACCGTGGCAGGCGACGCCGGCTATTCGCTCCAGCAACCAACGCATGATGGCAACGCCCTCCAGCGCGCCGGAGACGCATGGCAGGCGGCGCGCGGAAGCACGATCCAGCACCCCGTGCCTGCGGCCGCGGACATCGCCCGCCAGTCGGGGTAGCGGCTGGGCGCAGACTCTTTCTGTGCGGCGGCGGGTGCTCCTTTTGCCAAGCCGGCGCCGGGCGGGCGCCGCTGGAGGAAAGAAGGCGCCTGCCGTGGAAGAGACTGGTAGTCGCTCGCATCGCCTGGGCAGGCGGCGCCGATGAGCGAGCGGCAGAGCTAGGCGGTTCCCATGGCCCAGCAGACAGCACTCGAAACCGCGCGAGCGGTTGCCGAGGCGCTGCGACCGCGCCAGTGGCTGAAGAACGGCATCGTTTTCGCCGGCATCATCTTCTCGCAGAGCTTCCTCGACTTGAGGATGCTCGCAATCTCGGTGGCCGCGTTCGCCCTGTTCTGCGCGCTGTCTTCGAGCGTGTACCTGCTCAACGACCTGGGCGACCTGGAGCGCGACCGGCGCCACCCGTCGAAGCGGCTGCGGCCGCTGGCGTCGGGGCGGCTGCCGATGAGGCTGGCGTGGGCGGCGGCGCCGACGCTGGCAGTGGCGAGCCTGGCGCTGGCGTTCGCACTGCGCCCCGAGTTCGGGCTGCTGGCGCTCGGCTACTACGCGCTCAATCTCGCCTACACCTATTGGTTCAAGCATGTGGCGATTGTTGACGTCATGTCCATCGCCGTGGGTTTTGTGATTCGCGCGGCGGCGGGGGCGGCGGCGATTGCGGTTGACATCTCGCCGTGGCTGCTGGTGGTGACCATATTCCTGGCGCTGTTCTTGGCGCTGAGCAAGCGCCGCCACGAGCTGGTGGTGCTGGAGGCGGGCGCGGGCGACCATCGCGCCAGCCTCGCCCACTACAGCCCCCAACTGC
This genomic window from Armatimonadota bacterium contains:
- a CDS encoding DUF2085 domain-containing protein; the protein is MLDRASARRLPCVSGALEGVAIMRWLLERIAGVACHGLDARSLCVGGEVLPFCGRCTGFYIGIAATALALAGAGRLRRHRLPSAPTIALLCVPWAMSGAARLLEMGGYDVAGNLGRALLGFACGASATMLLAPLWARVLWPQGSPPRRSAAATVGLAALMAAVGLAAVAGIPPAARYYLAAVATAVGFLTAATAVNALVLVAIMARGDGGFRLVRAALPACAAAVEIAGLSMMGSWLRVW
- a CDS encoding decaprenyl-phosphate phosphoribosyltransferase translates to MAQQTALETARAVAEALRPRQWLKNGIVFAGIIFSQSFLDLRMLAISVAAFALFCALSSSVYLLNDLGDLERDRRHPSKRLRPLASGRLPMRLAWAAAPTLAVASLALAFALRPEFGLLALGYYALNLAYTYWFKHVAIVDVMSIAVGFVIRAAAGAAAIAVDISPWLLVVTIFLALFLALSKRRHELVVLEAGAGDHRASLAHYSPQLLDQMIAVATTSTVIAYALYTMSPDTVEKFHTHNLVYTMPFVLFGIFRYLYLIHQRREGGAPERIALGDLPMLVNLVLWLAAVGLVLYT